In a single window of the Streptomyces sp. NBC_00094 genome:
- a CDS encoding glycosyltransferase family 4 protein — translation MTQLRTVQVLGGGSAGSSSHVRSLASGLVARGVRVTVCAPAGLDRLYDYLGAGAHFVPLPRLGDPATVTALRNACIGADVVHAHGLQASVRAALALSAPPCGASGGGRTPLVTTWHSRNHLDGARGGVQRLLERRTVRAASVVLGTSSELVDRARRRGARDARLAPVTVPAARGPVCLHDGKARAELGAVDRPLLMAVGALERGRGYGTLLDAAREWRDLDPQPLLVIAGEGRERAALQRRIAAEGLAVRLIGRRDDVAELLAAADVAVLPSRREARSLLAQEALRLGVPLVATAVGGVPELVGDAAELVPYGDAGALAGAVRGLLEDADRRMDLAAAGRVQAGTWPTEDDTVAHVLSVYDELAGR, via the coding sequence GTGACTCAGCTCCGTACGGTCCAAGTGCTGGGCGGCGGCAGCGCGGGCAGCAGCTCTCACGTCCGATCACTCGCCTCGGGGCTGGTGGCGAGGGGCGTGCGGGTGACCGTGTGCGCCCCGGCAGGACTCGACCGTCTCTACGACTACCTCGGCGCCGGCGCGCACTTCGTGCCCCTGCCGCGCCTCGGCGACCCCGCGACCGTCACCGCGCTCCGTAACGCCTGCATCGGCGCGGACGTGGTGCACGCGCACGGGCTGCAGGCCTCTGTGCGAGCCGCGCTCGCGTTGTCGGCGCCGCCCTGCGGGGCCTCCGGTGGCGGGCGTACGCCTCTCGTGACGACCTGGCACAGCCGGAACCATCTGGACGGGGCGCGGGGCGGGGTGCAGCGGCTCCTGGAACGGAGGACGGTGCGGGCCGCGTCCGTCGTCCTCGGCACGTCCTCCGAACTCGTCGACCGGGCCCGGCGGCGCGGGGCCCGGGACGCCCGGCTCGCGCCCGTCACCGTGCCGGCCGCACGCGGGCCGGTCTGCCTCCACGACGGCAAGGCCCGCGCCGAACTCGGCGCGGTCGACCGGCCGTTGCTGATGGCGGTCGGGGCGCTCGAACGAGGGCGGGGGTACGGGACGCTGCTCGACGCGGCGCGGGAGTGGCGGGACCTCGATCCGCAGCCGCTGCTCGTCATCGCGGGGGAGGGGCGTGAACGGGCCGCGCTCCAGCGGCGGATCGCGGCGGAGGGGCTCGCGGTGCGGCTGATCGGGCGGCGCGACGACGTCGCGGAGCTGCTTGCCGCGGCGGACGTCGCGGTGCTCCCGTCGCGTCGGGAGGCGCGCTCCCTGCTCGCGCAGGAGGCGCTGCGGCTCGGTGTGCCGCTGGTCGCGACGGCCGTCGGCGGGGTGCCGGAACTCGTCGGGGACGCGGCGGAACTCGTGCCGTACGGGGACGCGGGCGCGCTCGCGGGGGCCGTGCGGGGGCTGCTGGAGGACGCGGACCGGCGGATGGATCTGGCGGCGGCGGGGCGGGTGCAGGCGGGGACGTGGCCGACGGAGGACGACACGGTCGCGCATGTGCTGAGCGTGTACGACGAGTTGGCGGGGCGGTGA
- a CDS encoding PucR family transcriptional regulator, protein MDNQGGITVQRALELPGLRSGLPEVVAGADRLHRTVRWVHAGEVPNIASLLKGGELLLTTGLGLGTRPAEQRAFVRRLADRGIAALVVELGPRFARLPATIVETARASGLPLVQLHREVPFVAVTEEIHTEIVNGHYALLRQAEEVHRQCTEALLGGGGVPQVLRILSDFAANPVFLETADGQLLYAAGTESGPADPLQVWDGLRGQRAARESGPPTGTVLVDVPGGGPGTGSVRARLVLLAVSGALSPVHRMAAERAAGILAVVLMQARQEEELAARGRGDFLTDLAEGRITAEAAPAQARVLGFKPGDGPLLPVVMRLASELSPSGNWALLARAVLEELSSVGVPVLLGVRPVEGRVPLLLGLRSESERTAVADRVAAALRAGVERAGLERAGVHPPVVVVGVAGSWAAASAGLRHAAETATAAQGLSELPWYDARRLDIDLLLWRLRDHPDLAAFVDRAIGPLRDHDRTSRPPLLPTLETYLAHAGRKAETARELHLNRQTLYNRLARISELLGTDLDDPQTVLALSLALRARRHAT, encoded by the coding sequence ATGGACAATCAGGGCGGGATCACCGTGCAGCGGGCCCTCGAACTTCCGGGGCTGCGCAGCGGGCTCCCGGAGGTCGTCGCCGGGGCGGACCGGCTGCACCGCACGGTGCGCTGGGTGCACGCCGGTGAGGTACCGAACATCGCGTCGCTGCTCAAGGGCGGCGAGCTGCTGCTGACCACGGGGCTCGGCCTCGGGACCCGGCCGGCCGAGCAGCGGGCCTTCGTCCGCCGGCTCGCGGACCGGGGCATCGCGGCGCTCGTGGTGGAGCTGGGCCCGCGCTTCGCCCGGCTCCCGGCGACGATAGTGGAGACCGCGCGGGCGTCGGGTCTGCCCCTGGTGCAGCTGCACCGCGAGGTCCCCTTCGTGGCCGTCACGGAGGAGATCCACACCGAGATCGTCAACGGCCACTACGCGCTCCTCCGCCAGGCCGAGGAGGTCCACCGGCAGTGCACGGAGGCCCTGCTCGGCGGCGGCGGGGTCCCGCAGGTCCTGCGCATCCTCTCCGACTTCGCCGCGAACCCGGTCTTCCTGGAGACCGCCGACGGACAGCTCCTGTACGCGGCGGGCACCGAGTCCGGCCCCGCCGACCCGCTCCAGGTCTGGGACGGACTGCGCGGCCAGCGCGCGGCCCGCGAGTCCGGCCCGCCCACCGGTACGGTCCTCGTCGACGTGCCGGGCGGCGGTCCCGGTACGGGTTCGGTCCGGGCCCGTCTGGTCCTCCTCGCGGTCTCCGGCGCCCTCTCCCCCGTCCACCGGATGGCGGCCGAGCGGGCGGCCGGCATCCTCGCGGTCGTCCTCATGCAGGCGCGCCAGGAGGAGGAGCTGGCCGCGCGCGGCCGGGGCGACTTCCTGACGGACCTGGCGGAGGGCCGGATCACGGCCGAAGCGGCACCGGCCCAGGCCCGCGTCCTCGGCTTCAAGCCGGGCGACGGCCCCCTGCTGCCGGTCGTCATGCGCCTGGCCTCGGAACTCTCCCCCTCCGGCAACTGGGCCCTCCTGGCCCGAGCGGTCCTCGAAGAACTCTCCTCCGTCGGCGTCCCGGTCCTCCTGGGCGTCCGCCCGGTGGAGGGCCGGGTCCCCCTCCTCCTCGGCCTGCGCTCGGAGTCGGAGCGCACGGCCGTCGCGGACCGGGTCGCGGCGGCGCTCCGCGCGGGCGTGGAGCGGGCAGGCCTGGAACGCGCCGGCGTCCACCCTCCGGTGGTCGTCGTGGGCGTCGCCGGAAGCTGGGCGGCGGCCTCGGCGGGCCTGCGGCACGCGGCGGAGACGGCGACGGCCGCGCAGGGCCTCTCGGAGCTCCCCTGGTACGACGCCCGCCGCCTCGACATCGACCTGCTGCTGTGGCGCCTCCGGGACCACCCGGACCTCGCGGCCTTCGTGGACCGAGCGATCGGCCCGCTCCGCGACCACGACCGCACCTCCCGCCCTCCGCTGCTCCCCACCCTGGAGACGTACCTGGCCCACGCGGGCCGCAAGGCGGAGACGGCCCGCGAACTCCACCTCAACCGCCAGACCCTCTACAACCGCCTGGCCCGCATCTCCGAACTCCTGGGCACGGACCTGGACGACCCGCAGACGGTCCTGGCCCTGTCCCTGGCCCTCAGAGCCCGCCGCCACGCGACGTAA